A portion of the Heliangelus exortis chromosome 28, bHelExo1.hap1, whole genome shotgun sequence genome contains these proteins:
- the LOC139787999 gene encoding perilipin-3-like isoform X2, producing MATSDPGTAQPKAEEPQSIGTRVASLPLVSSAYDMVSTAYASTKQSHPYVRTVCDAAEKGVKTLTAAAVSGAQPLLTKLEPQISTANEYACKGLDKLEEKLPILQQPPSQLISDTKQLVTSTVTGAKDVLSSTMAGAKDVVTSRVSGVMDMTKGAVQGSVELTKSAVSSGVSTVMGSSMGQMVASGMSSMLDKSEELVDHYLPMTDEELAKLATAVEGFEPEQQKQQQSYFVRLGSLSAKLQHRALQHSLGKLQSARRSSQDVLTQLQRTLDLVEQLKQGMDQRLQGGQEKLQQMWLEWSKKQPGGGKDPVPPEQVESGALAMLQGLTQQLQSSCQPLVCSLQGLPASIQEKAGQVRQNVEELRAGLASAASLQEVTGGVLARARAQATRARQLMDELVEHVAHNTPLTWLVGPFAPSAQCLGDQEMK from the exons ATGGCCACCAGCGATCCCGGGACGGCGCAGCCCAAAGCTGAGGAGCCACAG agcATCGGGACGCGGGTGGCCAGCCTGCCCCTGGTCAGCTCAGCCTACGACATGGTCTCCACTGCCTACGCCTCCACCAAGCAGAGCCACCCCTACGTCAGGACTGTCTGTGATGCTGCCGAAAAGGGGGTGAAGACCCTGACAGCAGCGGCTGTCAGTGGggctcagcccctcctcaccAAGCTGGAGCCCCAGA TTTCCACTGCCAACGAGTACGCCTGCAAAGGGCTGGATaagctggaggagaagctgcccatcctgcagcagcccccTTCACAG CTTATCTCGGACACCAAGCAGCTGGTGACTTCCACGGTGACAGGGGCCAAGGATGTCCTGAGCAGCACCATGGCTGGGGCCAAGGACGTGGTGACCAGCCGGGTGTCGGGGGTGATGGACATGACCAAAGGGGCCGTGCAGGGCAGCGTGGAGCTGACCAAGTCAGCAGTGAGCAGCGGTGTCAGCACCGTCATGGGCTCCAGCATGGGCCAGATGGTGGCCAGTGGGATGAGCTCCATGCTGGATAAGTCAGAGGAGCTGGTGGACCATTACCTGCCCATGACGGATGAGGAGTTGG CCAAGCTGGCCACGGCTGTGGAGGGCTTTGAACCcgagcagcagaagcagcagcagagctacTTCGTGCGCCTGGGCTCGCTCTCGGCCAAGCTCCAGCACCGAGCCCTCCAGCACTCCCTGGGCAAGCTGCAGAGCGCCCGTCGCAGCAGCCAGGACGTCCTGACCCAGCTCCAGCGAACCCTCGACTTG GTGGAGCAACTCAAGCAGGGCATGGaccagaggctgcagggagggcaggagaagctgcagcagatgTGGCTGGAGTGGAGCAAGAAGCAGCCGGGTGGTGGCAAGGACCCGGTGCCACCAGAA CAGGTGGAGTCGGGCGCCTTGGCCATGCTGCAGGGTTTgacacagcagctccagagctcctGCCAGCCCTTGGTCTGCAGCCTCCAGGGCCTCCCCGCCAGCATCCAGGAGAAAGCAGGACAGGTCCGGCAGAACGTGGAGGAGCTGAGGGCTGGCCTGgcctctgctgcttccctgcaggaggtgacaggggggGTGCTGGCCCGAGCCCGTGCCCAGGCCACCCGAGCTCGGCAGCTGATGGATGAGCTGGTGGAACACGTGGCCCACAACACCCCCCTCACCTGGCTCGTGGGACCCTTCGCCCCCTCGGCTCAGTGCCTGGGGGACCAGGAGATGAAGTAG